One genomic region from Prionailurus bengalensis isolate Pbe53 chromosome C1, Fcat_Pben_1.1_paternal_pri, whole genome shotgun sequence encodes:
- the ZNF362 gene encoding zinc finger protein 362 isoform X2: MAEPRFNNPYFWPPPPTMPSQLDNLVLINKIKEQLMAEKIRPPHLPPTSASSQQPLLVPPAPAESSQAVMSLPKLQQVPGLHPQAVPQPDVALHARPATSTVTGLGLSSRTPAVSTSESSAGTGTSTPSTPTTTSQSRLIASSPTLISGITSPPLLDSIKTIQGHGLLGPPKSERGRKKIKAENPGGPPVLVVPYPILASGETAKEGKTYRCKVCPLTFFTKSEMQIHSKSHTEAKPHKCPHCSKSFANASYLAQHLRIHLGVKPYHCSYCDKSFRQLSHLQQHTRIHTGDRPYKCPHPGCEKAFTQLSNLQSHQRQHNKDKPYKCPNCYRAYSDSASLQIHLSAHAIKHAKAYCCSMCGRAYTSETYLMKHMSKHTVVEHLVSHHSPQRTESPGIPVRISLI, translated from the exons ATGGCCGAGCCTCGATTTAACAACCCCTACTTctggccccctcctcccaccatgcCCAGCCAG CTGGACAACCTGGTCCTGATTAACAAGATCAAGGAGCAGCTGATGGCGGAGAAGATCCGGCCGCCTCACCTGCCGCCCACGTCGGCTTCGTCGCAGCAGCCGCTGCTGGTGCCGCCGGCGCCGGCCGAGAGCAGCCAAGCCGTCATGTCGCTGCCCAAGCTGCAGCAGGTGCCGGGGCTGCACCCGCAAGCCGTGCCGCAGCCCGACGTGGCGCTGCACGCGCGGCCGGCCACCAGCACCGTCACAG GTCTGGGGCTCTCCTCCCGGACCCCGGCTGTGAGCACGTCCGAGTCGAGTGCAGGCACGGGGACCAGCACCCCGTCCACGCCCACCACCACCAGCCAGAGCCGCCTCATCGCCTCGTCCCCCACCCTCATCTCAGGGATCACCAGCCCCCCCCTCCTGGACTCCATCAAGACAATCCAGGGCCATGGCCTGCTTGGCCCCCCCAAGTCCGAGCGCGGCCGCAAAAAGATCAAGGCGGAGAACCCAGGGGGGCCGCCCGTCCTCGTAGTCCCCTACCCCATCCTGGCCTCGGGCGAGACTGCCAAGGAGGGCAAGACATACAG GTGTAAGGTGTGCCCGCTGACCTTTTTCACCAAGTCTGAGATGCAAATTCACTCCAAGTCACACACCGAGGCCAAGCCCCACAAGTGCCCGCACTGCTCCAAGTCCTTTGCCAACGCCTCCTACCTGGCCCAGCACCTGCGCATCCACCTGGGCGTCAAGCCCTACCACTGCTCCTACTGTGATAAGTCCTTCCGACAGCTCTCCCACCTCCAGCAGCACACCAG AATCCACACAGGCGACAGACCCTACAAGTGCCCACATCCTGGCTGCGAAAAGGCTTTCACTCAGCTCTCCAACCTCCAG TCTCACCAGCGCCAGCACAACAAGGACAAGCCCTACAAGTGTCCCAACTGCTACCGGGCCTACTCGGACTCCGCGTCCCTGCAGATCCACCTCTCCGCCCACGCCATCAAGCACGCCAAGGCCTACTGCTGCAGCATGTGCGGGCGGGCCTACACCTCG GAGACCTACCTGATGAAGCACATGTCCAAACACACGGTGGTGGAGCACCTGGTGAGCCATCACTCGCCCCAGAGGACGGAGTCCCCCGGCATCCCGGTGCGAATTTCCCTCATCTGA
- the ZNF362 gene encoding zinc finger protein 362 isoform X1, with amino-acid sequence MSRSSPSGKGHSRMAEPRFNNPYFWPPPPTMPSQLDNLVLINKIKEQLMAEKIRPPHLPPTSASSQQPLLVPPAPAESSQAVMSLPKLQQVPGLHPQAVPQPDVALHARPATSTVTGLGLSSRTPAVSTSESSAGTGTSTPSTPTTTSQSRLIASSPTLISGITSPPLLDSIKTIQGHGLLGPPKSERGRKKIKAENPGGPPVLVVPYPILASGETAKEGKTYRCKVCPLTFFTKSEMQIHSKSHTEAKPHKCPHCSKSFANASYLAQHLRIHLGVKPYHCSYCDKSFRQLSHLQQHTRIHTGDRPYKCPHPGCEKAFTQLSNLQSHQRQHNKDKPYKCPNCYRAYSDSASLQIHLSAHAIKHAKAYCCSMCGRAYTSETYLMKHMSKHTVVEHLVSHHSPQRTESPGIPVRISLI; translated from the exons GATGGCCGAGCCTCGATTTAACAACCCCTACTTctggccccctcctcccaccatgcCCAGCCAG CTGGACAACCTGGTCCTGATTAACAAGATCAAGGAGCAGCTGATGGCGGAGAAGATCCGGCCGCCTCACCTGCCGCCCACGTCGGCTTCGTCGCAGCAGCCGCTGCTGGTGCCGCCGGCGCCGGCCGAGAGCAGCCAAGCCGTCATGTCGCTGCCCAAGCTGCAGCAGGTGCCGGGGCTGCACCCGCAAGCCGTGCCGCAGCCCGACGTGGCGCTGCACGCGCGGCCGGCCACCAGCACCGTCACAG GTCTGGGGCTCTCCTCCCGGACCCCGGCTGTGAGCACGTCCGAGTCGAGTGCAGGCACGGGGACCAGCACCCCGTCCACGCCCACCACCACCAGCCAGAGCCGCCTCATCGCCTCGTCCCCCACCCTCATCTCAGGGATCACCAGCCCCCCCCTCCTGGACTCCATCAAGACAATCCAGGGCCATGGCCTGCTTGGCCCCCCCAAGTCCGAGCGCGGCCGCAAAAAGATCAAGGCGGAGAACCCAGGGGGGCCGCCCGTCCTCGTAGTCCCCTACCCCATCCTGGCCTCGGGCGAGACTGCCAAGGAGGGCAAGACATACAG GTGTAAGGTGTGCCCGCTGACCTTTTTCACCAAGTCTGAGATGCAAATTCACTCCAAGTCACACACCGAGGCCAAGCCCCACAAGTGCCCGCACTGCTCCAAGTCCTTTGCCAACGCCTCCTACCTGGCCCAGCACCTGCGCATCCACCTGGGCGTCAAGCCCTACCACTGCTCCTACTGTGATAAGTCCTTCCGACAGCTCTCCCACCTCCAGCAGCACACCAG AATCCACACAGGCGACAGACCCTACAAGTGCCCACATCCTGGCTGCGAAAAGGCTTTCACTCAGCTCTCCAACCTCCAG TCTCACCAGCGCCAGCACAACAAGGACAAGCCCTACAAGTGTCCCAACTGCTACCGGGCCTACTCGGACTCCGCGTCCCTGCAGATCCACCTCTCCGCCCACGCCATCAAGCACGCCAAGGCCTACTGCTGCAGCATGTGCGGGCGGGCCTACACCTCG GAGACCTACCTGATGAAGCACATGTCCAAACACACGGTGGTGGAGCACCTGGTGAGCCATCACTCGCCCCAGAGGACGGAGTCCCCCGGCATCCCGGTGCGAATTTCCCTCATCTGA